In the Nicotiana tabacum cultivar K326 chromosome 16, ASM71507v2, whole genome shotgun sequence genome, one interval contains:
- the LOC107769572 gene encoding uncharacterized protein LOC107769572 has product MSGFRNNGVMHLLYIYRFRFHAFYSTAAADSHTKHLVETLVNSLGFSTEEAISTSVKVSRLRPRKYKPLLVFNFFEKSGLDKTHIKKLVSSVPALMLCDVNKHLKPKIEVLQELGFSVSDLVQIISNSGKFFTTRVDCYTRPNVDYLRKLLGNDDSVVKIIKRNHMVLAYALHEVMPPNISFLQNIGLSCVDIEKLMFWNPVLLVQKTEWLEDVVSRVEKKYHISRGCPMFLYGIYALASLKESTLEKKFGIFRSFGWSDSDIFTLVQKHPACFSKSEDKLKNALSFFMKELGYESNYLVSHPTFFTYSLEKRIMLRHNILKLVSQKKLTNCSRSLYTVVLWSELKFLESYVLPFKDEMPEVYDLYVKCRS; this is encoded by the coding sequence ATGTCCGGATTTCGAAACAATGGTGTTATGCATCTCCTCTACATTTATCGCTTCAGATTTCATGCATTTTACTCAACAGCTGCGGCAGATTCTCACACCAAGCATTTGGTGGAAACACTGGTGAACTCACTTGGGTTCTCTACAGAAGAAGCCATATCTACAAGCGTTAAGGTAAGTCGCTTGAGACCCAGAAAATATAAGCCTCTATTAGTCTTTAATTTCTTCGAAAAATCTGGTTTAGATAAAACCCACATCAAAAAACTTGTTTCTTCAGTCCCTGCATTGATGCTATGTGATGTAAATAAACACCTTAAACCCAAAATTGAAGTACTTCAAGAACTTGGCTTTTCCGTGTCGGATCTTGTCCAAATTATTTCCAACAGTGGGAAATTCTTCACCACAAGGGTAGACTGTTATACCAGACCAAATGTTGATTATCTTCGGAAACTATTGGGTAATGATGATTCTGTAGTTAAAATCATTAAGAGAAATCATATGGTGCTTGCTTATGCTCTTCATGAAGTAATGCCACCCAATATATCGTTCCTGCAAAATATTGGGTTATCATGTGTGGATATAGAGAAGCTTATGTTTTGGAATCCTGTGCTTTTAGTTCAAAAAACTGAGTGGCTCGAAGACGTAGTGAGTCGAGTAGAAAAAAAATatcacatttctcggggttgccCCATGTTTCTCTATGGAATTTATGCACTTGCATCTCTCAAAGAATCGACTTTGgaaaagaaatttggaattttcaGGAGTTTTGGGTGGTCTGACTCGGACATTTTTACATTGGTTCAAAAACATCCTGCCTGTTTCAGCAAATCAGAAGACAAGCTCAAAAATGCGTTAAGTTTTTTTATGAAGGAACTCGGATATGAATCTAATTACCTGGTTTCTCACCCCACGTTTTTTACTTATAGCTTGGAGAAAAGGATTATGCTTAGACATAACATTTTGAAGCTAGTCAGCCAGAAGAAGCTAACAAATTGTAGTCGGAGCCTCTACACTGTTGTGCTATGGTCTGAGTTGAAGTTCTTAGAGAGTTATGTGCTTCCTTTTAAGGATGAGATGCCTGAGGTGTATGATTTATACGTCAAATGTAGAAGCTAA